Genomic DNA from Lutibacter sp. A80:
GAAATCCAAAATGCACCAATAGTTAACGAATTAAAAAGTTTAGATATTCAATTAGAACAAATCCAAGATCAACTTAAAAAAAGTAACATTATAAATCCTGTTACAGGAACTGTTTTAGTAAAATATGCAGAACCAAACGAACTAGTTTCTTTTGGAAAACCACTTTATAAAATTGCAGATTTAACCACTATGCAATTACGAGTTTATGTTAGTGAAACTCAATTGTCAAACATTAAAATAGGACAAGAAGTAACCATAAAAATTGACGAAGGAGACACCATGGAAAATTATACAGGATCAATTTCATGGATTGCTTCCGAAGCAGAATTTACACCTAAAATAATACAAACAAAAGATGAACGTGTAAACCTTGTTTATGCAGTAAAAATTAATGTTAAAAACAATGGTAGTTTAAAAATTGGAATGCCAGCTGAAATGTGGATTTCAGAATAATTGCTTTATATTAAAAATGAGTATTTCTGTAAAAAATATTAGCAAATCGTACAAAAAAGTAAATGCTTTACAAAACATTACTTTCAATATAAAAGAAGGTGAATTATTTGGGCTAATTGGACCAGATGGAGCAGGTAAAACAACATTATTCAGAATTTTAACCACACTTTTAATTCCAAATAAAGGAAAAGCTACGGTTGCCAATTTTGACATTCTTAAAGATTACAAAAAAATTAGAAATAATGTAGGATACATGCCTGGACGGTTTTCGCTGTATCAAGATTTAACTGTTGAAGAAAATTTAGAATTTTTCGCTACAATTTTTGGAACTACCATTCAGCAAAATTACGATTTAATAAAAGATATTTACATTCAAATTGAACCTTTTAAAACCCGAAGAGCAGGAAAACTATCTGGCGGAATGAAACAAAAATTAGCGCTTTGTTGCGCCTTAATTCATAAACCTAAAGTACTATTTTTAGATGAACCAACCACTGGTGTTGATCCTGTTTCACGAAAAGAATTTTGGGAAATGTTAAAACGTTTACAAACTAAGGGAATTACCATTTTAGTTTCTACACCTTATATGGATGAGGCCGCTTTATGCGATAGAATTGCGCTTATTCAAGACGGAAAAATCCTAGAAATTGACACACCAAAAGCTATTGTAAAACACTATCCAAATCCAATATATAATATTCGTTCCAATAATATGTATCAATTAATAAACAGTTTAAATGAGTATAAATATAAGCACAGTGTCTATCCTTTTGGTGAATTTGTACATTATACAGATAGCAGAACAGATTTTAACCCAAAAGAAATAAAAACATATTTAGAATCTAAAAACTTTTATAATATAGAAATTGAAGAAACACAACCAACCATAGAAGATACTTTTATGGAATTGGCAAAGTAAATAAAGACCAATATAGAGCGAATTTACGTCAACCTGAACCTGTTTAAGGTTCTCATAATAATTGAAAAACTATATAGTGAGATTCTGAAACAAATTTAGAATGACGAGTTTAATAATGAAGAAAAATGAAACAAGAAAATGTAATACACGTTGAAAACCTTACCAAAAAATTTGGAGATTTTACGGCTGTAAACAACATTACTTTCGAAGTTAAAAAAGGTGAAATATTTGGTTTTTTAGGAGCCAATGGAGCAGGAAAAACCACCGCAATGAAAATGTTGATTGGAATCTCCACACCAACATCTGGAGCAGCAAATGTAGCCGGTTTTAATGTGTTTACAAACGCCGAAGCAATTAAAAAAAATATTGGCTATATGAGTCAGAAATTTGCTTTGTATGATGATTTAACTGTAAAAGAAAATATTACATTTTTTGGAGGTATTTATGGCTTAAATCGTAAACAAATAAATGAAAAAAGATGCCAGTTAGTTGAAGAATTAGGCTTGCAAAACATTACAAACAAACTTGTAGGCTCGCTACCACTAGGTTGGAAACAAAAAATATCTTTTTCAGTAGCTCTTTTACACAATCCAAAAATTGTGTTTTTAGATGAACCAACTGGTGGTGTAGATCCAATTACTAGACGTCAATTTTGGGAAATGATTTATAAAGCTGCTCACCAAGGCACTACCATTTTTGTAACAACGCATTATATGGACGAGGCGGAATATTGCGATAGAGTATCTATAATGGTAAACGGTAAAATTGAAGCTTTGGATACACCTAAAAAATTAAAAGAACAATTTAATGTAAATAACATGAATGATGTGTTTTTAAAATTAGCAAGGTAAACCAACTAACAGTAAGTAAATTATGAAACGTTTTATAGGATTTATAAAAAAAGAATTTTACCATATTATTAGAGATAAACGTTCGTTGTTTATTCTTTTTGGTATGCCAATTGCACAAATAATGTTATTTGGTTTCGCCATTACCAACGAAATCAACAATGTAGATATTGCTATTTTAGACCATTCAAAAGATGTAACAACCAAAGAAATTATTAATAAAATTTCAGCTTCAAAATATTTCAGCATTAAGCAAATGCTAGAAAAAGAAGAAGATATTGCTTCAGTCTTTAAAAAGGGCCACGTTAAGGCAGTTTTAAATTTTGAACAAAACTTTAGTGAGAATTTAATTAAAGAAAATAAAGCTAACATACAAATTGTTACAGATGCTACAAACCCAAACACAGCCAATACAATTAGTAATTATATTAATGCTATTGTAATTCAATATCAAAAAGAATTAAATAAAAATAGTGTCTCAAATTACCAAATAAATACTAGAACACGTTTAGTTTACAATCCAGAATTAAAAAGCGTATATATGTTTGTACCTGGTGTAATGACAATGATTCTTATGCTAGTATCTGCTATGATGACATCTATTTCCATAACTAGAGAAAAAGAATTAGGGACAATGGAAATTCTATTAGTATCACCTCTAAAACCTTTTCAGGTTATTATTGGTAAAGTTTTTCCGTATATTTTTCTATCTATAATTAATGCAATCATTATTATTTTATTAAGCATTTTTATTTTTAAAATGCCTGTTCAAGGAAGTTTATTTTTATTAGGATTAGAAAGCGTGTTATTCATTATAACATCATTAGCATTAGGTATTTTAATTTCAACAATTTCTACTACACAACAAACCGCTATGATGATTTCTTTAATGGGATTAATGCTTCCTGTTATTTTGTTATCTGGCTTTATTTTTCCTATTTCAAGTATGCCTTTACCAATGCAAGTAATAAGTAATATTGTTCCTGCCAAATGGTTTATAATTATTATAAAAGGCATTATGTTAAAGGGTGTTGGGTTGCAATATATATGGAAAGAAACGCTGATTCTAGCAGGAATGACTGTTTTTTTTATTGGATTAAGCGTAAAGAAATATAAAATTAGATTAGAATAAGTTTTACAATTTCTGAAGGAACATAAAAATATTTAAAACACCTGATACAGAATACTAGTTACCAGATACTACAAAATGAAAACAATACTATACATAATACAAAAGGAATTCAAACAAATCTTTAGAAATAAAGGAATGCTTCCTATTATTTTTATTATGCCTATAATGCAGCTTTTAATATTGTCAAATGCTGCTACTTTTGACATTAAAAATATAAAGTTTGGATATATTGATAATGACCATACATCAACCTCCAGAGAATTGATTGAAAATTTTAATGCGTCAACATATTTTAATGTACTAAATGATTTTCCTTCAGAAAAATTAGCAATTTCAGAAATGTTAAACGGAAAAGTAGATGTTGTTTTAGAAATTCCAGAACATTTTGAACGTGACTTACAAACCGAAAAATACAACAGTTTAGGTGTAACCATTAACGCAATAGATGGTGCAGCTGCAGGCGTAGAAAATGTTTATGTAACTCAAATTATACAACGTTTTAATCAAAAAATAAAAGTGGGGTTATCTCATATTTCAGACACACAAATTAAACCTGTATACATTGAGACCATTCCTTTGTTTTGGTACAACAAAACCCTAAACTATAAAACATTTATGGTGCCAGGAATATTGGTTTTACTTGTAACTATGATTATTTTATTTTTATCTGGAATGAACATTGTTCGTGAAAAAGAAA
This window encodes:
- a CDS encoding ABC transporter ATP-binding protein; this translates as MKQENVIHVENLTKKFGDFTAVNNITFEVKKGEIFGFLGANGAGKTTAMKMLIGISTPTSGAANVAGFNVFTNAEAIKKNIGYMSQKFALYDDLTVKENITFFGGIYGLNRKQINEKRCQLVEELGLQNITNKLVGSLPLGWKQKISFSVALLHNPKIVFLDEPTGGVDPITRRQFWEMIYKAAHQGTTIFVTTHYMDEAEYCDRVSIMVNGKIEALDTPKKLKEQFNVNNMNDVFLKLAR
- a CDS encoding HlyD family secretion protein; translation: MNNYKILLLILAVTSSLLSCNNNDRADGYGNFEATEITISAENNGKLLHFEIEEGATLKKGDFIGYIDTISLALKKQQLLISKEIVYSKSKGVLSQINVLNAELKTAKISKNRIENLLKENAATKQQLDAIDGKIDVLNQQIRSIEIQNAPIVNELKSLDIQLEQIQDQLKKSNIINPVTGTVLVKYAEPNELVSFGKPLYKIADLTTMQLRVYVSETQLSNIKIGQEVTIKIDEGDTMENYTGSISWIASEAEFTPKIIQTKDERVNLVYAVKINVKNNGSLKIGMPAEMWISE
- a CDS encoding ABC transporter permease, with product MKTILYIIQKEFKQIFRNKGMLPIIFIMPIMQLLILSNAATFDIKNIKFGYIDNDHTSTSRELIENFNASTYFNVLNDFPSEKLAISEMLNGKVDVVLEIPEHFERDLQTEKYNSLGVTINAIDGAAAGVENVYVTQIIQRFNQKIKVGLSHISDTQIKPVYIETIPLFWYNKTLNYKTFMVPGILVLLVTMIILFLSGMNIVREKEIGTLEQINVTPIKKSQFIIGKLFPFWIIGLGLLSIGLIIAKLVFNVPMVGSLALMYLYTSVYILVVLGIGLFISNFTDTQQQAMFISWFFMVIFILMSGLFTPIESMPKWAQTITEFNPIRYFVEIMRMVMLKGSGLNDVLPQLIKTTIYAVIMNGLAVWSYKKTS
- a CDS encoding ABC transporter permease translates to MKRFIGFIKKEFYHIIRDKRSLFILFGMPIAQIMLFGFAITNEINNVDIAILDHSKDVTTKEIINKISASKYFSIKQMLEKEEDIASVFKKGHVKAVLNFEQNFSENLIKENKANIQIVTDATNPNTANTISNYINAIVIQYQKELNKNSVSNYQINTRTRLVYNPELKSVYMFVPGVMTMILMLVSAMMTSISITREKELGTMEILLVSPLKPFQVIIGKVFPYIFLSIINAIIIILLSIFIFKMPVQGSLFLLGLESVLFIITSLALGILISTISTTQQTAMMISLMGLMLPVILLSGFIFPISSMPLPMQVISNIVPAKWFIIIIKGIMLKGVGLQYIWKETLILAGMTVFFIGLSVKKYKIRLE
- a CDS encoding ABC transporter ATP-binding protein — translated: MSISVKNISKSYKKVNALQNITFNIKEGELFGLIGPDGAGKTTLFRILTTLLIPNKGKATVANFDILKDYKKIRNNVGYMPGRFSLYQDLTVEENLEFFATIFGTTIQQNYDLIKDIYIQIEPFKTRRAGKLSGGMKQKLALCCALIHKPKVLFLDEPTTGVDPVSRKEFWEMLKRLQTKGITILVSTPYMDEAALCDRIALIQDGKILEIDTPKAIVKHYPNPIYNIRSNNMYQLINSLNEYKYKHSVYPFGEFVHYTDSRTDFNPKEIKTYLESKNFYNIEIEETQPTIEDTFMELAK